The following are encoded in a window of Methanorbis rubei genomic DNA:
- a CDS encoding amino acid permease — translation MADSPSAAGTASGASAKKLSTNKKLGVISLAMINVAAVLSLRNFPTMAMEGWSMIFWYVLFTVCFLIPTALVAAELASTWPKAGGIYAWVKEAYPGDGSFITIWCSWVNNLVWFPTVVSFFAATLAYAILAPYLGDNHLYMAIVMLACFWGVTLFNFVSTARSSTTLSTVGTFFGSLIPIGIIVVLMIVWLALGNPNALGMPTVENMLPSMNMSTVTFAASLVLMFAGMEMAGYHARETENPKRDYPIAMFIAAAIICIMSILGTLAVGVVIPMTDVSLNAGIVQTFLAMFTAFNIEWLIVPVSIMIAIGVIAQLSTWVVGPAKGLQPAAMTGDLPPIFRKVNKHGMPTGVLVVQAIISSIFAIAMIAIPSINQGYWVLTAMTSLINGVMYMFLFAAFIKLRRTKPDVERPYKLPGGKFGMWLVGGVALVTLVFAFVVGLLPETNGAAFGLDETIMYVVSMLVAVLAIILLPPMILRKLKKPSWKPSEEEYKAWLAEDGE, via the coding sequence ATGGCTGATTCACCTTCCGCCGCAGGCACCGCATCCGGTGCCTCGGCGAAAAAATTAAGCACCAACAAGAAGCTTGGCGTCATCTCCCTTGCCATGATCAACGTCGCGGCAGTTCTGAGTCTGAGGAACTTCCCGACGATGGCAATGGAAGGATGGAGCATGATCTTCTGGTATGTGCTGTTTACCGTATGTTTCCTGATTCCAACAGCTCTCGTTGCTGCTGAACTTGCCTCTACCTGGCCGAAAGCCGGTGGTATTTACGCCTGGGTTAAGGAGGCATACCCGGGAGATGGTAGTTTTATTACTATCTGGTGTTCCTGGGTGAACAATCTGGTATGGTTCCCAACGGTCGTGTCCTTCTTTGCGGCAACGCTGGCGTACGCGATTCTCGCACCCTACCTTGGCGACAACCATCTCTACATGGCAATTGTGATGCTCGCCTGTTTCTGGGGAGTTACTCTGTTTAACTTCGTCAGCACAGCGAGAAGCTCAACCACGCTGTCAACGGTTGGTACCTTCTTTGGTTCGCTGATTCCTATCGGCATCATTGTGGTGCTGATGATTGTCTGGCTTGCACTCGGCAATCCGAACGCTCTTGGTATGCCGACGGTAGAGAATATGCTGCCTTCGATGAACATGAGTACGGTGACCTTTGCGGCAAGTCTTGTTCTGATGTTTGCCGGTATGGAAATGGCCGGATATCATGCACGCGAAACTGAGAATCCGAAGCGTGATTATCCGATTGCAATGTTTATTGCAGCAGCAATTATCTGTATCATGTCCATTCTTGGTACGCTTGCGGTCGGTGTTGTTATTCCGATGACCGATGTAAGCCTGAATGCAGGTATTGTGCAGACGTTCCTCGCGATGTTCACCGCGTTCAATATTGAGTGGCTGATTGTCCCTGTCTCGATTATGATCGCGATTGGTGTTATCGCTCAGCTGTCTACCTGGGTTGTCGGTCCTGCAAAAGGTCTTCAGCCAGCGGCAATGACGGGCGATCTTCCGCCAATCTTCCGCAAGGTGAACAAGCACGGTATGCCGACCGGTGTACTGGTTGTCCAGGCAATTATTTCCTCAATCTTTGCGATCGCAATGATTGCAATCCCCTCGATTAATCAGGGATACTGGGTCTTAACGGCTATGACTTCACTGATTAACGGAGTGATGTACATGTTCCTGTTCGCAGCGTTCATTAAGCTGCGGAGGACCAAGCCTGATGTTGAGCGTCCGTACAAACTTCCGGGAGGAAAGTTCGGTATGTGGCTTGTGGGCGGTGTTGCTCTTGTGACACTGGTCTTTGCCTTCGTGGTCGGACTTCTGCCGGAGACAAATGGTGCGGCGTTCGGACTGGACGAGACGATCATGTATGTGGTCAGTATGCTGGTAGCAGTTCTGGCAATTATTCTCCTGCCGCCGATGATTCTGCGGAAGCTGAAGAAGCCTTCCTGGAAGCCGAGCGAAGAGGAGTACAAGGCCTGGCTCGCTGAAGATGGGGAGTGA
- a CDS encoding sodium:solute symporter family protein: protein MALAQESTFITLALIVVYFVVLLGIGIWASKKIKNSEDYMLAGRSLGFWLFTLLIVCSICSGMTLVGSSGFGYTSGWPGIWEQIFVPLAAVFCIIFFGSKLNKVGREKGCMTIEDYFAVRYENNRELRALSALASIAVSLVYLVGQYTAISIVLIWVFGIEHWQALLISGIIITVYTVIGGLYAVSWTGLVQGLILIFGVLLVSPFILSYAGGLEHINTVLASIDPNLVMPAFPSAYASYAYCTPEFLFSFGILLIVGLACAPHIMSNVFAAKKVSYFKWSPLVAFGIYLVIMFLVKLSGMGVRVMAEDGKLDMITSANAQDFALMYGIQAAAPSIFITGLFAVIVLSAVMSTTDRLMLTVGTEFSWNIFKTMLKPKASEKQVVLVSQICVLIAAVVSLILAINPPEMLAFLIWVGIGLMLCSFAVPLLAGLYWRRATAAGAIASMAVGLVSAVGLGYYYQFVEKLPMHFSIYALALSIITMVVVSFMTKKNSDEALNDTYTGPFLHPRKLTK, encoded by the coding sequence ATGGCCCTTGCTCAGGAAAGCACATTCATCACCCTCGCCTTAATCGTCGTCTACTTTGTCGTACTGCTTGGTATCGGCATCTGGGCCTCCAAAAAGATCAAAAACTCTGAAGACTACATGCTCGCCGGACGAAGCCTCGGCTTCTGGCTCTTCACCCTCTTAATCGTCTGCTCCATATGCAGTGGAATGACGCTCGTCGGCAGCAGCGGATTTGGCTACACCTCAGGCTGGCCCGGCATCTGGGAACAGATCTTCGTTCCCCTCGCAGCAGTCTTCTGTATCATCTTCTTTGGATCCAAACTCAATAAAGTCGGCAGAGAAAAAGGATGCATGACCATCGAAGACTACTTCGCCGTCAGGTATGAAAACAATCGCGAACTTCGAGCACTCTCTGCACTTGCAAGCATCGCCGTCAGTCTCGTCTACCTCGTCGGTCAGTACACCGCCATCAGCATCGTACTTATCTGGGTGTTCGGCATCGAACACTGGCAGGCACTCCTCATCTCAGGAATAATCATCACCGTCTACACCGTGATCGGCGGACTTTACGCAGTATCATGGACCGGACTCGTGCAGGGACTCATCCTCATCTTCGGTGTTCTTCTCGTCTCCCCGTTCATTCTCAGCTACGCAGGCGGTCTCGAACACATTAATACTGTGCTTGCATCGATCGACCCGAACCTTGTCATGCCGGCATTCCCGAGTGCTTATGCCTCGTACGCCTACTGTACGCCTGAGTTCTTGTTCTCGTTTGGAATTTTATTGATAGTTGGACTTGCCTGTGCTCCCCACATCATGTCCAACGTCTTTGCCGCGAAAAAGGTCTCCTACTTCAAGTGGTCGCCGCTTGTCGCGTTCGGCATCTACCTTGTCATCATGTTCTTAGTCAAACTCTCCGGCATGGGAGTTCGTGTCATGGCAGAGGACGGAAAACTTGACATGATCACATCAGCCAATGCTCAGGACTTCGCTCTGATGTACGGCATTCAGGCAGCAGCCCCGAGCATCTTCATCACCGGATTGTTCGCGGTCATCGTTCTTTCCGCAGTCATGTCAACAACCGACCGACTGATGCTCACGGTTGGAACAGAGTTCTCCTGGAACATCTTCAAGACTATGCTCAAACCCAAGGCAAGTGAGAAACAGGTGGTCCTCGTCAGCCAGATTTGTGTGCTGATCGCAGCAGTTGTCTCCCTGATTCTTGCAATCAATCCGCCGGAGATGCTTGCCTTCCTGATCTGGGTTGGAATCGGTCTGATGCTCTGCTCGTTTGCAGTTCCGCTTCTCGCAGGACTCTACTGGAGACGTGCAACCGCTGCCGGAGCGATCGCGAGTATGGCTGTTGGTCTTGTTTCCGCAGTCGGTCTTGGCTACTACTATCAGTTTGTCGAGAAGCTGCCGATGCACTTCTCGATTTATGCACTGGCTCTCTCGATTATTACGATGGTTGTCGTGAGTTTTATGACCAAGAAAAATTCGGACGAGGCTCTCAACGATACCTATACCGGCCCGTTCCTGCACCCGAGAAAACTTACCAAATAA
- the pyrH gene encoding UMP kinase, with translation MTRVVISVGGSVLVPTLDTHRLMEWADALKKLVKADHQVFAVVGGGGEARRYINVCRDIGLDEASADEFGILITRINARLLISALGEYAYPRVAESYMEAKEFALTGKIVVMGGVTPGQTTDAVAACLAEETKSSMMINMTAIDGIYSADPKKDPCAAKYDTLSPQGLIDLIMKEKLCAGSNMVIDLVAAKITERSGIPLVVIDGRDPSLICQALLDGCFSGTIVGDKVVTFPL, from the coding sequence ATGACGCGGGTTGTAATCTCAGTTGGAGGATCGGTTCTGGTACCGACACTTGACACCCATCGGCTGATGGAGTGGGCAGACGCACTCAAAAAACTGGTCAAAGCCGATCATCAGGTATTTGCCGTTGTGGGCGGGGGTGGGGAAGCCCGCAGATATATCAACGTGTGTCGTGACATCGGGCTTGACGAGGCATCTGCTGACGAGTTCGGCATTTTAATCACCCGCATTAATGCAAGACTTCTCATCTCGGCTCTTGGCGAGTATGCATATCCGAGAGTTGCCGAGTCCTATATGGAAGCAAAAGAGTTTGCCCTGACCGGCAAGATTGTGGTGATGGGCGGCGTTACTCCAGGGCAGACTACTGATGCGGTCGCCGCATGTCTTGCGGAAGAGACCAAATCATCGATGATGATCAACATGACCGCCATTGACGGCATCTACTCTGCCGACCCGAAGAAAGATCCGTGCGCCGCCAAGTACGATACGCTCAGCCCGCAGGGACTGATCGATCTGATCATGAAAGAGAAACTCTGTGCCGGCAGCAACATGGTGATCGATCTGGTCGCTGCAAAAATAACCGAACGCTCCGGCATCCCACTCGTCGTCATCGACGGCCGCGACCCGTCACTCATCTGTCAGGCATTACTCGACGGATGTTTCTCGGGTACGATTGTCGGTGACAAAGTTGTCACCTTCCCGCTCTAA